In Helianthus annuus cultivar XRQ/B chromosome 8, HanXRQr2.0-SUNRISE, whole genome shotgun sequence, a single genomic region encodes these proteins:
- the LOC110906355 gene encoding uncharacterized protein LOC110906355, whose product MESKLQLALTVSNIKTHVPIILEKDSTHYTTWKTLFKVHCQIYEVLDHLSPKQAATKPAAETSDLTAAAKAEADARAAETLWNQLNVVVLQWIYATISAPLLHIILQPG is encoded by the coding sequence ATGGAGTCCAAACTTCAACTTGCCCTTACTGTTTCTAACATCAAAACACATGTACCCATTATTCTTGAAAAAGATTCAACCCACTATACCACTTGGAAAACCCTCTTCAAGGTGCACTGTCAAATCTATGAAGTGCTCGATCACCTATCGCCCAAACAAGCCGCTACCAAGCCAGCCGCTGAAACTTCTGATTTGACAGCTGCTGCCAAAGCCGAGGCTGATGCCCGGGCAGCCGAAACCCTATGGAATCAACTGAATGTTGTTGTCCTCCAGTGGATTTATGCCACCATCTCCGCGCCTCTTCTACACATCATTCTGCAACCAGGTTAG
- the LOC110906356 gene encoding uncharacterized protein LOC110906356: MAEYCQHAKHLADQLKSVGSPVDDRMLVIKILTGLTEQYDSISTVLQNRDPLPDFNEVRSRLNMEEQKKKRHVTRGSQAATTALATTTATSSPNNTQQTMFFQPSDMGRGRNRGRRGRGRSFSGRGGNRYSNQQQNPAHPYIVFTSNWTAS; encoded by the coding sequence ATGGCCGAATACTGCCAGCATGCAAAACATCTCGCCGATCAACTCAAGAGCGTTGGGTCTCCGGTTGATGACCGGATGTTAGTTATCAAGATTCTTACTGGTCTTACCGAGCAGTATGACAGCATATCCACCGTTCTACAAAACCGTGATCCTCTACCGGATTTCAACGAGGTTCGATCTCGTCTTAACATGGAAGAACAAAAGAAGAAGAGACATGTAACCCGGGGTTCACAAGCTGCAACCACTGCCCTCGCCACCACCACAGCAACCTCGTCGCCGAACAACACCCAACAGACCATGTTTTTCCAGCCGTCCGACATGGGACGTGGTCGTAACAGAGGCAGACGCGGCCGCGGTCGTTCTTTTTCTGGACGTGGCGGCAATCGGTACTCCAACCAACAACAAAACCCGGCCCACCCCTACATTGTGTTCACGAGCAACTGGACTGCTTCCTAG